The following are from one region of the Nocardia terpenica genome:
- a CDS encoding LysM peptidoglycan-binding domain-containing protein: MGDTLHVGDELGLGQSLQGGAYTLTLQNDGNLVLSEPGGVVWATNTHEQGVQRAVLQQDGNFVLYKDDGAVWATDTDGKDADRLVVQPDRNVVLYGKDGSPLWASDTHTDTPIAAEEPAAAPVAEEVPPPPPPAPEPRTYTVESGDTLWAVAERFYGDGNRYRDIAAANGIDNPDVVNVGQVLTIP; encoded by the coding sequence ATGGGCGACACGCTGCACGTAGGCGATGAACTCGGTCTCGGTCAATCCCTGCAGGGTGGTGCCTACACCCTGACGCTGCAGAACGACGGCAACCTGGTGCTCTCCGAACCGGGCGGCGTCGTGTGGGCGACCAACACCCATGAGCAGGGGGTGCAGCGGGCCGTGTTGCAGCAGGACGGCAACTTCGTGCTCTACAAGGACGACGGCGCGGTGTGGGCCACCGATACCGACGGCAAGGACGCCGACCGGCTGGTGGTGCAGCCCGACCGCAACGTCGTGCTGTACGGCAAGGACGGCAGCCCGCTGTGGGCGTCGGACACCCACACCGACACCCCGATCGCCGCCGAGGAACCGGCCGCGGCTCCCGTCGCCGAGGAGGTCCCCCCGCCGCCCCCGCCCGCCCCCGAACCCCGCACCTACACCGTCGAATCCGGCGACACCCTGTGGGCGGTCGCCGAGCGCTTCTACGGCGACGGCAACCGCTACCGCGACATCGCCGCCGCCAACGGCATCGACAACCCGGACGTGGTGAATGTCGGCCAGGTGCTGACGATTCCGTAG
- the rpmG gene encoding 50S ribosomal protein L33 codes for MARTTELRPIVKLRSTAGTGYTYVTRKNRRNDPDRLVLRKYDPVVRRHVEFREDR; via the coding sequence ATGGCCCGCACCACCGAGCTGCGCCCGATCGTCAAGCTGCGCTCGACGGCCGGCACCGGCTACACCTACGTCACCCGCAAGAATCGCCGCAACGACCCGGATCGGTTGGTACTGCGCAAGTACGACCCCGTGGTCCGCCGGCACGTCGAGTTCCGGGAGGATCGCTGA
- a CDS encoding ATP-binding protein: protein MSLSNWSVTRKVGIVLLLPVLLASIFAVLRINDGLAQIRKLNAATEQAKIIRPMLVFTSSSERLAITAASQRDAANPDPGLDKITTTFDQAAADLDTALRSTKADSKVTTELAAALSAARTMRGGLRTNSPATIGQQYDEVANHVSNAMAISPSAEENGIERTFLQLGTTMTARRLLLQEFMLTGTVETNPASRGQLFIALGGEMIMVNHYGQLQAETAINGDKLLQAVQMRIGAFSQPSIDANTLGQVANSLQSSLDAYIQADTHLVDTIDSRLNAQTTDARSSVLRDVAIVIGMLLAGLALALAVARSLVVPVRRLRRGALQVAHTDLPRELEVVRTGGETPEITPIEVHTTEEIGQLARSVDDIHRVALDLAAEQARLRLQIGNMFETLSRRSQSLVEQQLSLIEELERDEDDSERLQSLFRLDHLATRMRRNGDNLLVLAGTALRRGYLPAVPLSDMLWSAVSQVEDYQRVEIGAVPDGVVAGEPAVDIEHLLAELIDNALRYSPPSTPVVVSVARAVDGGYLIEITDRGLGMSGEDLRGVNERLAAGGEVTLETARRMGLFVVGRLAKRHVITVGLRRTSTMAQQPGLTASVHLPGILVSPALDDTTGPQPITSTFAPATPDPTVQPRVLAAVPDPTASRESDAESVTAESGRFSVTSSGLPQRRPGAATGLDTGRSGETPTPVARLALPEAMDYADPAETDDPPADFGPPTDVWPRRSQPVEPVIEAPVDIWAEADPDTFGPPIRQEPPARPDAPPPGGRGVALAPPRPADLRPVNSESPTPIYQRMVSEWLVEPATAADAAAEDWTSEADAGWQAAAEASTPTSTGRTTGGLPIRRPGAQLVPGGLAPSNDSGAPDPEEIRSNLSRHLSGVRSGRADTQYNDGGHA, encoded by the coding sequence ATGAGCCTGTCCAACTGGTCCGTGACCCGCAAGGTCGGCATCGTGCTGCTGCTGCCGGTGCTACTCGCCTCGATATTCGCGGTGCTGCGGATCAACGATGGTCTCGCCCAGATCCGGAAACTGAACGCCGCCACCGAGCAAGCCAAGATCATCCGGCCGATGCTGGTGTTCACCTCGTCGTCGGAGCGTCTCGCGATCACCGCCGCGTCCCAGCGCGACGCGGCGAACCCGGATCCCGGCCTGGACAAGATCACGACCACCTTCGACCAGGCCGCCGCCGACCTGGACACCGCGCTGCGCAGCACCAAGGCCGACAGCAAGGTGACCACCGAACTGGCGGCGGCGCTGTCGGCGGCCCGGACCATGCGCGGCGGCCTGCGCACCAACTCCCCCGCCACCATCGGCCAGCAGTACGACGAGGTCGCCAACCACGTCAGCAACGCCATGGCGATCTCTCCGTCCGCGGAGGAGAACGGCATCGAGCGCACCTTCCTCCAGCTGGGCACCACGATGACCGCGCGCCGCCTGCTGCTGCAGGAATTCATGCTCACCGGAACCGTCGAGACCAATCCGGCCTCCCGGGGGCAGCTGTTCATCGCGCTCGGCGGCGAGATGATCATGGTGAATCACTACGGCCAGCTGCAAGCCGAGACGGCGATCAACGGCGACAAGCTGCTGCAGGCCGTGCAGATGCGCATCGGCGCGTTCAGCCAGCCCTCGATCGATGCGAACACGCTGGGCCAAGTGGCCAATTCGCTGCAGTCCAGCCTCGATGCCTACATTCAGGCCGACACGCACCTGGTCGACACCATCGACAGCCGATTGAACGCCCAGACCACCGACGCGCGCAGCTCCGTGCTTCGTGACGTCGCGATCGTGATCGGCATGCTGCTCGCGGGCCTCGCCCTGGCCCTCGCGGTCGCCCGCTCGCTGGTCGTGCCGGTGCGCCGGCTGCGGCGCGGCGCCCTCCAGGTCGCGCACACCGACCTGCCCCGGGAGCTGGAGGTGGTGCGCACCGGCGGCGAGACCCCGGAGATCACCCCGATCGAGGTGCACACCACCGAGGAGATCGGCCAGCTGGCCCGCTCGGTCGACGACATCCACCGCGTGGCCCTGGATCTGGCCGCCGAGCAGGCCCGGCTGCGGCTGCAGATCGGCAATATGTTCGAAACCCTGTCCCGCCGTAGCCAATCGCTGGTCGAGCAGCAGCTCTCGCTGATCGAGGAGCTCGAGCGCGACGAGGACGACTCCGAGCGCCTGCAAAGCCTGTTCCGCCTGGACCACCTCGCCACCCGCATGCGCCGCAACGGCGACAACCTGCTGGTGCTCGCCGGTACCGCGCTGCGCCGCGGCTATCTGCCCGCGGTGCCGCTGTCGGACATGCTGTGGAGCGCGGTCTCGCAGGTCGAGGACTATCAGCGCGTCGAGATCGGCGCCGTGCCCGACGGCGTCGTCGCCGGTGAACCGGCCGTCGACATCGAGCACCTGCTCGCCGAGCTCATCGACAACGCGCTGCGCTACTCGCCGCCGAGCACCCCGGTCGTGGTCTCGGTCGCCCGCGCGGTCGACGGCGGCTACCTGATCGAGATCACCGACCGCGGCCTCGGCATGTCCGGCGAGGATCTGCGCGGCGTCAACGAGCGCCTCGCCGCCGGTGGTGAGGTCACCCTCGAAACCGCCCGTCGCATGGGTCTTTTCGTGGTCGGCCGGCTCGCCAAGCGGCACGTCATCACGGTCGGCCTGCGTCGCACCTCGACCATGGCGCAGCAGCCGGGCCTCACCGCGAGCGTGCACCTGCCGGGCATCCTGGTCTCGCCCGCCCTGGACGACACCACCGGCCCGCAGCCGATCACCTCGACCTTCGCGCCCGCCACGCCCGATCCGACCGTCCAGCCGCGCGTGCTGGCCGCGGTGCCCGACCCGACGGCTAGCCGGGAATCCGACGCCGAATCGGTCACCGCCGAGTCAGGACGATTCTCGGTCACCAGTTCCGGGCTGCCGCAGCGCCGCCCCGGCGCGGCCACCGGCCTGGACACCGGCCGGTCCGGTGAGACCCCGACCCCGGTCGCCCGGCTGGCCCTGCCGGAGGCCATGGACTACGCCGATCCGGCCGAAACCGACGATCCCCCAGCCGATTTCGGTCCACCGACCGATGTCTGGCCGCGCCGCTCGCAGCCGGTCGAGCCGGTCATCGAGGCCCCGGTGGACATCTGGGCCGAGGCCGATCCGGATACCTTCGGTCCGCCGATCCGGCAGGAGCCGCCCGCGCGACCCGACGCCCCGCCCCCCGGCGGCCGCGGCGTCGCCCTCGCCCCGCCCCGCCCGGCCGATCTGCGACCGGTCAATTCCGAGTCGCCGACCCCGATCTACCAGCGCATGGTGTCGGAATGGCTGGTCGAACCGGCGACGGCGGCGGACGCGGCGGCCGAGGACTGGACCTCGGAGGCCGACGCCGGATGGCAGGCCGCCGCGGAGGCCAGCACCCCGACCAGCACGGGCCGCACCACGGGCGGCCTGCCGATTCGCCGCCCCGGTGCCCAACTGGTGCCGGGCGGCCTGGCCCCGTCCAACGACTCCGGTGCACCCGATCCGGAGGAGATCCGCAGCAACCTGTCCAGGCATCTGAGCGGTGTCCGCAGCGGACGGGCCGATACGCAGTACAACGACGGAGGCCACGCATGA
- the rpmF gene encoding 50S ribosomal protein L32: MAVPKRRMSRANTRSRRANWKATPPDLMPVRVGGVVHRVPRRLVAAVRRGLIDPAKL, from the coding sequence ATGGCGGTTCCGAAGCGGCGTATGTCGCGTGCGAATACCCGTAGCCGGCGGGCGAACTGGAAGGCGACGCCACCCGACCTGATGCCGGTCCGCGTCGGGGGCGTCGTCCATCGGGTGCCGCGGCGGCTGGTGGCGGCGGTGCGGCGGGGACTGATCGATCCCGCCAAGCTGTAG
- the mrf gene encoding ribosome hibernation factor-recruiting GTPase MRF, whose amino-acid sequence MPSHSDRRTPVVVLADASADPSAAGPVAAGRDHAARLLLATPGTVVIRHDLSELHEGIVRRTVCADGREVTTVHELAHGCVSCTLRADLLPFLCLLAARDSVRRIVIALDPAFEADAVCHAVENVPVVDVHGRVDGPAGRDVRIEAVLTCLDARTWLADALGDEMLADRDPSAAEEDRTVAQVAVGQVDFADAALVFAAEALDRPDRDRLAAVLERLLPQAPVCWVEGPDALDRNRIENLLDRVPADSRRGRIFDAHAPLLRGQPRLDAEHGVALFEFATDRPFHPGRLHDALDVLFDGVVTARGRIWLATQPDHVVWLESAGGGLRVGDAGRWLAALGPDELAAADPDRRALAALRWDEHFGDRHTSLVILTCDADPDEIRRALHWALVDDAELLLVRGAPDLVARWDDPFGDWHEDPCDTTQSSASPLGEQRVNER is encoded by the coding sequence GTGCCGTCTCACTCCGACCGCCGTACACCCGTCGTGGTCCTGGCGGATGCGTCGGCCGATCCGAGTGCCGCGGGACCGGTCGCGGCGGGCCGCGACCACGCCGCCCGCCTGCTGCTGGCCACGCCCGGCACCGTGGTGATCCGGCACGACCTGAGCGAACTGCACGAGGGCATCGTGCGGCGCACCGTCTGCGCCGACGGCCGCGAGGTGACCACGGTGCACGAGCTGGCGCACGGCTGTGTGTCGTGCACGCTGCGTGCCGATCTGCTGCCGTTCCTGTGCCTGCTGGCGGCGCGGGATTCGGTGCGGCGCATCGTGATCGCGCTGGATCCGGCGTTCGAGGCCGACGCGGTGTGCCATGCCGTCGAGAACGTGCCGGTGGTCGACGTGCACGGCCGGGTGGACGGACCGGCCGGGCGCGACGTGCGCATCGAGGCCGTGCTGACCTGCCTGGACGCCCGCACCTGGCTGGCCGACGCGCTCGGCGACGAGATGCTGGCCGACCGCGACCCGAGCGCCGCCGAGGAGGACCGCACGGTGGCGCAGGTCGCCGTCGGGCAGGTCGACTTCGCCGATGCCGCACTGGTTTTCGCGGCCGAGGCGTTGGACCGGCCGGACCGCGACCGGCTGGCCGCGGTGCTGGAGCGGCTGCTCCCGCAGGCCCCGGTGTGCTGGGTCGAGGGCCCGGATGCCCTGGACCGCAACCGCATCGAGAACCTGCTCGACCGCGTGCCCGCGGACTCGCGGCGGGGCCGGATCTTCGACGCGCACGCGCCGCTGCTGCGCGGGCAGCCGCGGCTGGACGCCGAGCACGGGGTCGCGCTGTTCGAATTCGCCACCGATCGGCCGTTCCATCCCGGCCGCCTGCACGACGCGCTCGACGTGCTGTTCGACGGCGTCGTCACCGCGCGCGGCCGGATCTGGCTGGCCACCCAGCCCGACCACGTGGTGTGGCTGGAATCGGCCGGTGGCGGGCTGCGGGTCGGCGACGCGGGGCGATGGCTGGCCGCGCTGGGCCCGGACGAGCTGGCGGCGGCCGATCCGGATCGCCGGGCGCTGGCCGCCCTGCGGTGGGACGAGCACTTCGGCGATCGCCACACCTCGCTGGTGATCCTGACCTGCGACGCCGACCCCGACGAGATCCGCCGGGCACTGCACTGGGCCCTGGTCGACGACGCCGAACTGCTGCTCGTGCGCGGCGCCCCCGACCTGGTCGCCCGCTGGGACGACCCGTTCGGGGACTGGCACGAAGACCCGTGCGACACAACGCAATCCAGCGCCTCGCCGCTCGGCGAGCAGCGCGTGAACGAAAGGTAG
- a CDS encoding MHYT domain-containing protein, with translation MTYFALGYWVLGLALGVSASGALIGLACIRQSTLSVTARFRLVWQAAAAVSIGSVGIWLAMYVTMLGVGVPKGALSYDLPRTAAAALLAGASIMAGLLAAGKTLHPVRLAGGGVLAGLGIGLMHYLALTAIQVQGSVTINALSAITVIVLAIVIATATLWATLRLRSLAALTGVAVAFALATAGMHYLGLAGVSLHLDSAAPRPAGEDLFTLFVPVFVLGTLSLAVPITAVLVAPDRSTTVRPGRRLSDPTDEPGRQLVR, from the coding sequence ATGACCTACTTCGCCCTGGGCTACTGGGTTCTCGGGCTGGCGCTCGGGGTGTCGGCGTCCGGCGCGCTGATCGGCCTGGCCTGTATCCGGCAGTCGACGCTGTCGGTGACGGCGCGGTTCCGGCTGGTCTGGCAGGCGGCCGCGGCGGTCTCGATCGGCAGCGTGGGCATCTGGCTCGCGATGTATGTGACCATGCTCGGCGTCGGCGTGCCGAAGGGCGCGCTGAGCTACGACCTGCCGCGCACGGCCGCGGCGGCGCTGCTGGCGGGCGCGTCGATCATGGCCGGTCTGCTGGCCGCCGGGAAGACGCTGCACCCGGTCCGGCTGGCCGGGGGTGGCGTGCTCGCGGGCCTGGGCATCGGCCTCATGCACTATCTGGCCCTGACGGCCATCCAGGTCCAGGGTTCGGTGACGATCAACGCGCTGTCGGCGATCACCGTGATCGTGCTGGCGATCGTGATCGCGACGGCCACCCTGTGGGCCACGCTGCGGCTGCGCTCCCTCGCCGCGCTGACCGGGGTGGCGGTCGCGTTCGCGCTGGCCACGGCGGGCATGCACTACCTGGGCCTGGCGGGGGTGAGTCTGCACCTGGACAGCGCCGCGCCCCGCCCCGCGGGCGAGGACCTGTTCACCCTCTTCGTGCCGGTCTTCGTCCTCGGTACCCTCTCCCTGGCCGTCCCGATCACCGCGGTCCTGGTCGCCCCCGATCGCAGCACCACCGTGCGGCCCGGCCGACGGTTGTCCGATCCCACCGACGAACCGGGGCGACAGCTGGTGCGCTGA
- a CDS encoding VOC family protein produces MPVRSTPWPEGTPCWVDCQVDDPVKASEFYAALFDWTIEGGEEGAGGYLMGMKGGNAVAGIGPKPQAGMPAVWTTYLAADDADAIAGKVSAAGGQVLTPPFDVLDAGRMFIGKDTVGAVFGVWQARAHNGAAVHNEHGSYCWNELHTRDLAAAEKFYADVFGFAYTDVGDGKTMNYAMFTPRGGEQPAGGMNDDTVMPVEPVPSHWLTWFQFDDVDAGVARASELGATVVMPASDSPVGRMAMVAAPQGEVFGLIDTAVTVGEMPQ; encoded by the coding sequence ATGCCTGTGCGAAGCACCCCCTGGCCCGAAGGCACCCCCTGCTGGGTCGACTGCCAGGTCGACGACCCGGTCAAGGCGAGCGAGTTCTACGCCGCGCTGTTCGACTGGACCATCGAGGGCGGCGAGGAGGGCGCGGGCGGCTACCTCATGGGGATGAAGGGCGGCAACGCCGTCGCCGGGATCGGCCCCAAACCGCAGGCGGGGATGCCCGCGGTGTGGACCACCTACCTCGCCGCCGACGATGCCGACGCCATCGCCGGGAAGGTGAGCGCCGCGGGCGGCCAGGTGCTCACGCCCCCGTTCGACGTGCTCGACGCCGGGCGCATGTTCATCGGCAAGGACACCGTCGGCGCGGTGTTCGGCGTGTGGCAGGCCCGCGCGCACAACGGCGCCGCCGTGCACAACGAACACGGCTCCTACTGCTGGAACGAGCTGCACACCCGGGATCTCGCCGCCGCCGAGAAGTTCTACGCCGACGTCTTCGGCTTCGCCTACACCGACGTCGGCGACGGCAAGACCATGAACTACGCGATGTTCACCCCGCGCGGCGGCGAGCAGCCCGCGGGCGGCATGAACGACGACACCGTCATGCCCGTCGAGCCGGTGCCCAGCCACTGGCTGACCTGGTTCCAATTCGACGACGTCGATGCCGGGGTGGCCCGGGCGTCCGAGCTCGGCGCGACGGTGGTGATGCCCGCCTCGGATTCCCCGGTCGGCCGGATGGCGATGGTCGCCGCACCGCAGGGCGAGGTATTCGGGCTCATCGACACCGCCGTGACCGTGGGTGAGATGCCGCAGTAG
- a CDS encoding DUF1906 domain-containing protein → MRSGLDYAAARPGGSAIRAAGYDFVVRYLSDGGPALPGKLLTPDEAADLRAHGVSIVSNWETTADRMLDGHDAGVADARLALRQALACGGRADRPVYFSADFDATPEQQTPIDAYLDGAASVLGRANVGIYGGYWPVSRALDAGAAVWAWQTDAWSGGHVETRRQLHQTTRQVTVNGVVCDVDEAETADFGQWDHTAAAETFAAAQDGLLRDIRVQVAELLAQFSELRTEIGDLETTIADLRHEVQRLSHPQWPWPLSLLGGPAHAIAEQLARLDGRQPLSGARHSNGERAQEWR, encoded by the coding sequence ATGCGTTCCGGTTTGGACTACGCCGCGGCCCGGCCCGGAGGTAGCGCCATCCGAGCCGCCGGTTACGACTTCGTGGTCCGTTACCTGTCCGACGGCGGCCCGGCGTTGCCGGGCAAGTTGCTGACCCCCGACGAGGCGGCCGATCTGCGCGCGCACGGGGTCTCGATCGTGTCGAACTGGGAGACCACCGCCGACCGCATGCTCGATGGGCACGACGCCGGGGTCGCCGATGCCCGCCTCGCGCTGCGGCAGGCGCTGGCCTGCGGCGGCCGCGCCGACCGGCCCGTCTACTTCTCCGCCGATTTCGATGCCACGCCCGAGCAGCAGACCCCGATCGACGCCTATCTGGACGGCGCGGCGAGCGTGCTGGGGCGCGCGAATGTGGGCATCTACGGCGGCTACTGGCCGGTGAGCCGGGCGCTGGACGCCGGGGCCGCGGTGTGGGCGTGGCAGACCGACGCCTGGTCGGGCGGCCACGTGGAAACCCGCCGCCAGCTGCACCAGACCACCCGGCAGGTGACGGTGAACGGGGTGGTCTGCGATGTGGACGAGGCGGAGACCGCCGATTTCGGCCAGTGGGATCACACCGCGGCGGCGGAGACCTTCGCGGCCGCGCAGGACGGCCTGCTGCGCGACATCCGGGTGCAGGTGGCGGAGCTGCTCGCGCAGTTCTCCGAATTACGCACGGAGATAGGCGATCTGGAGACGACCATCGCCGACCTGCGGCACGAGGTGCAGCGGCTGTCGCATCCGCAATGGCCGTGGCCGCTGTCGCTGCTGGGCGGCCCGGCGCATGCGATCGCGGAGCAGTTGGCACGGCTGGACGGGCGGCAACCCCTTTCGGGCGCAAGACATTCCAACGGTGAACGGGCCCAAGAGTGGCGATGA
- the rpmB gene encoding 50S ribosomal protein L28 translates to MSAQCQVTGRRPSFGKAVSHSHTRTSRRWNPNLQRKTYHLPSEGRRVRLTVCTKGIAVIDRDGIEAVVARLRARGERI, encoded by the coding sequence ATGTCGGCTCAGTGCCAGGTCACCGGGCGGCGGCCGAGCTTCGGCAAAGCCGTCTCGCACTCGCACACGCGGACCAGCCGCCGCTGGAATCCCAATCTCCAGCGCAAGACCTACCACCTGCCCAGCGAGGGCCGCCGCGTGCGACTGACGGTCTGCACCAAGGGCATCGCGGTCATCGATCGCGACGGCATCGAGGCGGTCGTCGCCCGGCTGCGCGCCCGCGGGGAGCGGATCTGA
- a CDS encoding DUF742 domain-containing protein has translation MSSPIGAGGGRPTTRVRPYALTAGRTEPAVELPLEAVVETLPYANQFEWPAGDIRTDILRHGAARLSVAEIAAHLSRPLGMIRVVIGDLVVAGTMRVHTTLSDDASYDERRSLMERTLRGLRAL, from the coding sequence ATGTCCAGTCCCATCGGGGCCGGCGGAGGCCGGCCGACCACGCGCGTCCGCCCCTATGCCCTGACCGCCGGGCGCACCGAGCCCGCCGTCGAGCTGCCGTTGGAGGCGGTGGTGGAGACGCTGCCCTACGCGAACCAATTCGAATGGCCCGCAGGCGATATCCGGACCGACATTCTGCGCCACGGGGCGGCCCGGCTGTCGGTCGCCGAGATCGCCGCCCACCTGAGCCGGCCGCTGGGCATGATCCGGGTGGTGATCGGCGATCTGGTGGTCGCGGGGACCATGCGGGTACACACCACGCTGAGCGACGATGCCAGCTACGACGAGCGACGATCCCTGATGGAGAGGACCCTGCGTGGACTCCGTGCCCTGTGA
- a CDS encoding roadblock/LC7 domain-containing protein: MSTTPQIPSDENLNWLVARFTRDVPGVSHAVLVSADGLLQATSPHLPSDRAEQLAAVTAGLASLSAGAAQLFNGGKVMQSIVDMQRGYLLVMSVGNGSHLAVLANKSHDIGRIGYEMALLVDRVGSVVQATARSAV; the protein is encoded by the coding sequence ATGAGCACTACCCCGCAGATCCCGAGCGACGAGAACCTGAACTGGCTGGTGGCCCGCTTCACCCGCGATGTTCCGGGCGTCTCGCACGCCGTGCTGGTGTCCGCCGACGGATTACTGCAGGCGACGAGCCCGCACCTACCCTCCGATCGAGCCGAGCAGCTGGCCGCGGTGACGGCGGGCCTGGCCAGCCTGTCCGCCGGGGCGGCGCAATTGTTCAACGGGGGGAAGGTCATGCAGTCCATCGTGGATATGCAGCGCGGCTATCTGCTGGTGATGAGCGTCGGAAACGGCTCGCACCTGGCCGTGCTCGCCAACAAGTCGCACGACATCGGCCGGATCGGTTACGAGATGGCGCTACTGGTCGACCGGGTCGGATCGGTGGTCCAGGCCACCGCCCGTTCGGCGGTTTAG
- a CDS encoding GTP-binding protein gives MDSVPCDARPPYQPDDARTASTKIVVAGGFGAGKTTFVGSVSEIVPLRTEAMVTMVSDGVDDLSGTPGKQTTTVAMDFGRIMLPGNLTLYLFGTPGQRRFWFMWDDLIRGAIGAVVLIDTRRIEDSFAAVDFFEARQLPFLVAVNRFPDAPRFPLGELREALSVREGVPIVDVDARNPMEVRRALAAVTEYAIQRLTASQPETVGQA, from the coding sequence GTGGACTCCGTGCCCTGTGATGCCAGGCCGCCCTATCAGCCCGACGACGCCCGGACCGCCTCCACCAAGATCGTGGTGGCGGGCGGCTTCGGCGCCGGCAAGACCACGTTCGTGGGTTCGGTGTCGGAGATCGTGCCGCTGCGCACCGAGGCGATGGTGACCATGGTGTCCGACGGGGTCGACGATCTGAGCGGCACGCCGGGCAAGCAGACCACCACGGTGGCAATGGATTTCGGGCGCATCATGCTGCCGGGCAATCTCACGCTGTATCTGTTCGGCACGCCCGGGCAGCGGCGGTTCTGGTTCATGTGGGACGACCTGATCCGGGGCGCGATCGGCGCCGTGGTGCTGATCGACACCCGCCGCATCGAGGACAGTTTCGCGGCGGTGGATTTCTTCGAGGCGCGGCAGCTGCCGTTCCTGGTGGCGGTCAACAGGTTTCCGGACGCGCCGCGATTCCCGCTCGGCGAGCTGCGCGAGGCGCTGTCGGTCCGCGAGGGCGTGCCGATCGTCGATGTCGACGCCCGCAATCCGATGGAGGTGCGGCGCGCGCTGGCGGCGGTGACGGAGTACGCGATTCAACGGCTCACCGCGTCGCAGCCGGAGACGGTCGGGCAGGCGTGA
- the rpsN gene encoding 30S ribosomal protein S14, producing MAKKSKIVRNEQRTLIVARYAERRAELKKLVRNPATPEDERAAARAALQRLPRDASPVRLRNRDATDGRPRGHLRKFGLSRVRVRELAHRGELPGVHKSSW from the coding sequence ATGGCCAAGAAGTCCAAGATCGTCCGCAACGAGCAGCGCACACTGATCGTCGCCCGCTACGCCGAACGACGCGCCGAGCTCAAGAAACTCGTGCGCAACCCGGCGACGCCGGAGGACGAACGCGCCGCCGCCCGGGCCGCCCTGCAGCGGCTGCCGCGCGATGCCAGTCCGGTACGATTGCGCAATCGGGACGCCACGGACGGTCGCCCCCGTGGTCATCTCCGGAAGTTCGGCCTCTCCCGCGTACGGGTGCGCGAGCTGGCACACCGGGGTGAGCTGCCCGGTGTGCACAAATCGAGTTGGTAA
- the rpsR gene encoding 30S ribosomal protein S18, producing MAVKRAPSKKVRAEQARRPKKNPLIAAGVETVDYKDVNLLRTFISDRGKIRSRRVTGLTPQQQREVAVAVKNAREMALLPFTSR from the coding sequence ATGGCAGTGAAACGAGCACCGTCGAAGAAGGTCCGCGCCGAGCAGGCGCGCCGCCCGAAGAAGAACCCGCTCATCGCCGCCGGCGTCGAGACGGTGGACTACAAGGACGTGAACCTGCTCCGCACGTTCATCTCCGACCGCGGCAAGATCCGCAGCCGCCGGGTCACGGGCCTGACCCCGCAGCAGCAGCGCGAGGTCGCCGTCGCGGTGAAGAACGCCCGCGAGATGGCCCTGCTGCCGTTCACCAGCCGCTGA
- a CDS encoding type B 50S ribosomal protein L31: MKPGIHPDYHPVVFEDVSTGKRFLTRSTATGLRTVEWTDGNSYPLITVDVTSDSHPFWTGAHRVLDTQGRVEKFERRYGKRQRPARGEG, translated from the coding sequence GTGAAACCAGGGATTCATCCGGATTACCACCCGGTGGTCTTCGAGGACGTGAGCACCGGCAAGCGGTTCCTCACCCGGTCCACCGCGACCGGCCTGCGCACCGTGGAGTGGACCGACGGCAACAGCTACCCGCTGATCACCGTCGATGTCACCTCCGATTCGCACCCGTTCTGGACCGGCGCGCACCGCGTGCTCGACACCCAGGGTCGGGTGGAGAAGTTCGAACGCCGGTACGGCAAGCGCCAGCGGCCCGCACGAGGGGAGGGCTGA